Proteins from a single region of Paenibacillus sp. BIHB 4019:
- a CDS encoding stalk domain-containing protein yields MKTKLAKTLLAPLLVTGLLLSPLAGTTATASAASAVTTAASTTQAIKVYIDGSKLSLPAAPYVKNGVTFVPMRQIFTALGASITWVEKTQTIIVRKNTTTVSLTVGKKEAVVDGKTVKLDAAPAVKNGTTFVPARFVAEALGAKVKWDNAAQAVRITSIEQQWAEAYEEYEETPEDDRTKLTPKEIVEQNDESVVLITTNKALGSGVVIGDRWILTNNHVIEDASSATITSIYGDEYKVQGVVVNRPSSDLAIIQTDESLYLEPVSVGYTVPEKGDKVVAIGSPLGIQNTVSDGLVSNISYEDGLTYIQTSAPIDHGSSGGALFDEYGDLVGITTAGYTSQADLNFAVSVAHASLLMGLLPESPQEDVKFLPAILPDTLKGASMETITALMKKEFGSVSTGDGTASFSNWEVKRDSQGWIVLTADIDPRFYTYYGGSSANDIRSWAINLGHELNRMLPGETIQVIISFDRTFGFQPRGFAENEVTALGDNKWKVRFPVLDMQLKDQLYISMKD; encoded by the coding sequence GTGAAAACAAAACTAGCAAAAACGCTGCTAGCCCCGTTGCTCGTTACTGGCTTGCTGCTGTCGCCGCTCGCTGGAACGACTGCGACGGCTTCAGCTGCAAGCGCTGTTACGACAGCAGCGTCGACGACGCAGGCGATTAAAGTCTATATCGATGGCAGCAAGCTTTCGCTACCAGCCGCTCCTTATGTGAAAAACGGCGTGACGTTCGTGCCGATGCGTCAGATTTTCACGGCGCTGGGCGCTTCCATCACTTGGGTAGAGAAGACACAGACGATTATCGTACGCAAAAACACAACGACGGTATCGCTGACCGTAGGCAAGAAAGAAGCGGTTGTCGACGGGAAGACCGTTAAGCTTGATGCAGCCCCAGCCGTGAAAAATGGCACCACCTTCGTGCCGGCCCGTTTCGTAGCCGAGGCGCTTGGCGCCAAAGTGAAATGGGATAATGCGGCGCAAGCCGTGCGCATTACCTCCATAGAACAGCAGTGGGCAGAAGCTTACGAGGAGTACGAGGAAACGCCTGAGGATGACCGTACCAAGCTGACTCCTAAGGAAATCGTTGAGCAAAACGACGAAAGCGTCGTGCTGATCACAACGAATAAAGCGCTTGGCAGCGGCGTCGTTATCGGCGATCGTTGGATTTTGACTAACAATCACGTCATTGAGGATGCGAGCTCGGCAACGATTACGTCGATCTATGGCGATGAATACAAGGTTCAAGGCGTTGTTGTGAACCGCCCAAGCTCAGACCTTGCGATTATTCAGACGGATGAGTCGCTGTATTTGGAGCCAGTAAGCGTAGGCTATACGGTTCCGGAGAAAGGTGATAAAGTTGTAGCCATTGGCAGTCCGCTCGGTATCCAGAACACGGTATCTGACGGTCTGGTAAGTAACATTTCGTACGAGGATGGCCTCACATATATCCAGACAAGTGCGCCAATCGACCACGGCAGCTCCGGCGGAGCGCTGTTCGATGAATACGGCGATCTGGTCGGCATTACGACAGCAGGCTATACATCGCAGGCCGACCTGAACTTTGCTGTATCGGTTGCCCACGCAAGTCTCTTGATGGGATTGCTGCCGGAAAGCCCGCAGGAGGATGTGAAGTTCCTGCCAGCGATTTTGCCCGATACGCTGAAAGGCGCTTCGATGGAAACGATCACAGCGCTGATGAAGAAAGAATTTGGCTCCGTTTCGACAGGCGATGGCACAGCAAGCTTCAGCAATTGGGAAGTGAAGCGGGATTCGCAGGGCTGGATCGTGCTGACGGCTGATATTGATCCGCGCTTTTACACCTATTATGGCGGTTCTTCCGCTAACGATATTCGCAGCTGGGCCATTAACCTGGGCCATGAGCTGAACCGTATGCTTCCGGGCGAGACGATTCAAGTTATCATCTCCTTCGATCGTACATTCGGCTTCCAGCCGCGCGGCTTTGCAGAAAATGAAGTGACAGCGCTTGGCGACAACAAGTGGAAGGTTCGCTTCCCGGTTCTCGATATGCAGCTGAAAGACCAGCTTTATATTAGCATGAAAGACTAG
- a CDS encoding B12-binding domain-containing radical SAM protein, whose product MKVVLSTLNAKFIHTSLALRCLKAYSGEQFDIDIAEYTIKDPVMNIVSDIYSRQPDVVGFSCYIWNIEETITVINMLRKVSPQVKIILGGPEVSYDTDHWMERIPEVDFIVVGEGEETFHHLLTEIEGAGKYHMVFGLAYRKQREGYIEALVNPGRPKLDLATLPSPHRFAEDVPHLASRVVYFETSRGCPFSCQFCLSSIEVGVRYFDKERTKADILYLIDAGAKLIKFVDRTFNIKRDYALEIFQFLIENHNGCVFQFEITADIMRPEVLDYLAEHAPPGVFRFEIGVQSTNDPTNEAVQRRQNWSKLVRTVTKVKESGKIDQHLDLIAGLPLENYDTFKGTFNDVFALGPEEMQLGFLKMLRGTGLRNDADKWGYIYMDRAPYEMLGNDLMPFGDIVRMKRVEDVLEKYWNAHRMDRTLMYLVEQVFPSPFDFFQDFGDYWEERGWQKIGHQLEDLFSRLWSFLNSYQHEQQSAGEAGPDMDVIMGLMKYDYFLNHKYKPRKTWWEFTMDKAVWGSHMRSLVERPEKVSDSFAALGMSEKELHKHAVIERLPFDLEAYFADGSIQKNTHTLLVVLYAMEAGSSKPTPKPYMLKLHNDAVTA is encoded by the coding sequence ATGAAGGTTGTACTTTCCACATTAAACGCAAAATTTATTCACACATCGCTTGCGCTGCGCTGCCTGAAAGCCTACAGCGGCGAGCAATTCGATATTGATATTGCCGAATACACGATTAAAGATCCCGTTATGAACATTGTGTCGGATATTTACTCCCGCCAGCCGGATGTAGTCGGCTTCTCCTGCTACATTTGGAACATTGAAGAGACGATCACGGTCATCAATATGCTGCGCAAGGTCAGTCCGCAGGTGAAAATCATACTCGGCGGACCGGAAGTAAGCTACGACACCGATCATTGGATGGAGCGCATTCCCGAGGTTGATTTTATCGTCGTCGGCGAAGGCGAGGAGACGTTCCATCATCTGCTGACTGAGATCGAGGGCGCGGGCAAATACCATATGGTGTTTGGACTCGCCTATCGTAAGCAGCGCGAGGGCTATATTGAAGCGTTAGTTAACCCGGGCCGTCCGAAGCTGGATTTGGCTACGCTGCCGTCGCCGCATCGGTTTGCCGAGGATGTGCCGCATTTGGCCAGCCGCGTCGTTTATTTTGAGACGAGCCGGGGCTGTCCGTTCAGCTGCCAGTTCTGCCTCTCCAGTATTGAGGTAGGCGTGCGTTATTTTGACAAGGAGCGGACGAAGGCGGATATTTTGTATTTGATTGATGCCGGAGCGAAGCTGATTAAATTCGTCGATCGGACGTTTAATATTAAGCGGGATTACGCGCTGGAAATTTTTCAGTTTTTGATCGAAAATCATAACGGCTGCGTCTTCCAATTTGAAATTACGGCAGATATTATGCGCCCTGAGGTGCTGGACTATTTGGCTGAGCATGCGCCTCCAGGCGTGTTCCGCTTCGAAATTGGCGTGCAGTCGACGAATGATCCGACGAATGAGGCGGTTCAGCGCAGACAGAACTGGTCCAAGCTCGTGCGGACGGTGACGAAGGTGAAGGAATCGGGCAAAATCGACCAGCATCTCGACTTAATCGCCGGATTGCCGCTCGAAAACTACGATACGTTCAAAGGCACCTTTAACGATGTGTTTGCGCTCGGCCCTGAAGAAATGCAGCTCGGATTTCTGAAAATGCTGCGCGGCACAGGGCTGCGCAATGACGCTGACAAATGGGGCTACATCTACATGGACCGTGCGCCTTACGAAATGCTCGGCAATGACCTAATGCCTTTCGGCGACATTGTGCGGATGAAGCGGGTCGAGGATGTGCTGGAGAAATATTGGAATGCGCACCGGATGGACCGTACGCTCATGTATTTGGTGGAGCAGGTTTTCCCGTCGCCATTCGATTTCTTCCAGGACTTTGGCGACTATTGGGAGGAGCGGGGCTGGCAGAAAATCGGGCATCAGCTGGAGGACTTATTTTCCCGGCTATGGTCGTTCCTGAACAGCTATCAGCATGAGCAGCAATCGGCTGGCGAAGCTGGGCCGGATATGGACGTCATTATGGGGTTGATGAAATATGACTATTTCCTCAACCATAAATATAAGCCGCGCAAAACGTGGTGGGAATTCACGATGGACAAAGCCGTATGGGGAAGCCATATGCGCAGCCTCGTCGAGCGGCCGGAGAAGGTGTCGGATTCGTTTGCAGCGCTCGGCATGTCGGAGAAGGAGCTGCATAAGCATGCCGTCATCGAGCGGCTGCCATTTGATCTGGAAGCGTATTTTGCGGACGGCTCGATCCAGAAAAATACGCATACGCTGCTCGTTGTCCTCTATGCCATGGAGGCTGGCAGCAGCAAGCCGACGCCAAAGCCGTACATGCTAAAGCTGCATAATGATGCGGTAACCGCGTAA
- a CDS encoding IclR family transcriptional regulator produces MVQSIDRAMQIIQLLMSDNSRIGWAISDISERVGLPLSTTHRLISTLVKHELVVQLPETKRYRPGLKWMEVGLQQVEQMELRTAARPIMERLAAEGKETVFLSIPYGKFSMGIDKVDGKVKLRVVEGLGERIAMHIGAPNKVMLANMKLAEAEAILIRLMDDQEKRKQLLSALPGIKKAGYAVSYAELTEGTAAIAAPIIGFGRKVVGALGIGVTTDQLTEERLDFLSKQVIERAHEITATIGG; encoded by the coding sequence TTGGTTCAATCTATTGATCGCGCGATGCAAATTATTCAGCTGCTCATGTCGGACAACAGCCGCATTGGCTGGGCGATATCAGATATTTCGGAACGGGTAGGCTTGCCACTAAGTACGACGCATAGACTAATTAGCACATTGGTAAAGCATGAGCTCGTTGTTCAGCTTCCGGAGACGAAACGTTATCGGCCGGGGCTAAAGTGGATGGAAGTCGGCTTGCAGCAGGTTGAGCAGATGGAATTGCGCACGGCAGCTAGGCCGATAATGGAACGTCTGGCAGCTGAAGGGAAAGAAACGGTTTTCTTAAGCATCCCTTACGGCAAGTTTTCGATGGGAATCGATAAAGTAGACGGTAAGGTGAAGCTCCGGGTTGTAGAAGGCTTGGGCGAGCGGATTGCGATGCATATTGGCGCGCCGAATAAAGTGATGTTGGCCAATATGAAACTGGCTGAAGCGGAAGCGATTTTGATTCGGCTGATGGATGACCAAGAGAAGCGCAAGCAGTTGCTATCGGCTTTGCCCGGCATCAAGAAGGCGGGATATGCGGTCAGCTACGCTGAGCTTACGGAAGGTACGGCGGCGATTGCAGCTCCAATTATCGGCTTCGGGCGAAAGGTAGTGGGAGCCCTTGGGATCGGCGTCACGACGGACCAGCTGACAGAGGAGCGTTTGGATTTTCTCAGCAAGCAGGTTATAGAAAGGGCACACGAAATTACGGCAACGATTGGCGGTTAA
- a CDS encoding VOC family protein, whose translation MSQEIWINLPVKDVVRSTTFFNEIGFRAENVGNERAKLAIGQTTILLFPDAAFEKFTGSKKADTSQSAEVIFSIGAKSREEVDGFIQKVELAGGSIFSKPGENDGWMYGAAFADLDGHRWNLLYMDESKMPKSK comes from the coding sequence ATGTCACAGGAGATTTGGATTAACCTGCCGGTCAAAGATGTTGTGAGGTCAACTACCTTTTTCAATGAGATTGGATTTCGTGCGGAGAACGTTGGTAACGAGAGAGCCAAGCTGGCCATAGGCCAAACAACGATTTTGCTATTCCCGGATGCGGCGTTTGAGAAATTTACAGGATCAAAAAAAGCAGATACTTCCCAAAGCGCAGAAGTCATATTTTCCATTGGCGCTAAAAGCAGAGAGGAAGTAGATGGCTTTATTCAAAAAGTAGAGTTAGCCGGAGGAAGCATCTTTAGCAAGCCTGGTGAAAATGACGGCTGGATGTACGGCGCAGCATTTGCCGACCTGGACGGCCACCGATGGAACCTGCTGTACATGGATGAGAGCAAAATGCCGAAAAGCAAATAG
- a CDS encoding proline dehydrogenase family protein, producing the protein MAVMRDMLLYLSKNRLANRMAQRFGLRLGAERFVAGETLAAAMKKAAALNESGLVVTLDHLGEFTRCERDAKESAEEVVRGLQAIASTGAAANVSVKLTQLGLDISYPLCLSHMRMIVSEAKRLDSFVRIDMEDYARNEPSIQMYEQLRAEFGHHIGIVLQAYLFKTEGDMERLSILKPNYRLVKGAYKEPPEVAFPNKADVDRNFIHLIKKQLENGHYAAVATHDDAIIEWVKDYVKEQAIPREQFEFQMLYGIRTALQQQLAKEGYKVRTYVPYGTDWYGYFMRRLAERPENVSFVLKSMFKR; encoded by the coding sequence ATGGCGGTCATGCGTGATATGCTGTTGTATTTGTCCAAAAACCGATTAGCCAATCGGATGGCGCAGCGCTTTGGGCTTCGCCTTGGCGCAGAACGCTTCGTAGCGGGAGAGACGCTTGCCGCCGCGATGAAGAAGGCAGCCGCGCTTAACGAAAGCGGCCTCGTCGTGACGCTTGACCATCTTGGCGAATTTACCCGATGCGAGCGGGATGCGAAGGAATCCGCCGAAGAGGTTGTGAGAGGGCTGCAAGCTATTGCGAGCACCGGAGCCGCCGCCAACGTTTCCGTGAAGCTGACGCAGCTCGGGCTGGATATTTCCTATCCGTTATGCCTTAGCCATATGCGAATGATCGTATCGGAGGCGAAACGGCTGGATAGCTTCGTGCGCATCGATATGGAGGATTACGCCCGCAATGAGCCATCGATCCAAATGTATGAGCAGCTGCGAGCAGAGTTCGGCCATCATATCGGCATTGTCCTGCAGGCTTATTTATTCAAAACTGAAGGGGATATGGAGCGGCTGAGCATTTTGAAGCCGAACTACCGTTTGGTAAAAGGCGCCTACAAAGAGCCGCCAGAGGTCGCTTTTCCTAATAAAGCGGATGTGGATCGCAATTTTATCCATCTCATTAAAAAACAGCTCGAAAACGGCCATTATGCTGCTGTCGCAACCCATGATGACGCCATTATTGAATGGGTGAAGGATTATGTGAAGGAGCAGGCCATCCCGAGGGAGCAGTTTGAATTTCAAATGCTGTATGGCATTCGCACAGCGCTCCAGCAGCAGCTCGCCAAGGAGGGCTACAAGGTGCGTACCTATGTGCCGTACGGAACAGATTGGTATGGCTACTTTATGCGGCGGCTGGCCGAACGGCCGGAAAATGTCTCTTTTGTGCTCAAATCCATGTTCAAACGATAG
- a CDS encoding ornithine--oxo-acid transaminase codes for MKEQANTIEQTERLGAHNYHPLPIVIAKAEGVWVEDPAGKRYMDMLSGYSALNQGHRHPRIIEALKKQADLVTLTSRAFYNEPFGELLALLTDLTGKNMLLPMNTGVEAVETAVKAARRYGYRVKGIPAGQADIIVCAGNFHGRTLTVTSFSSEPSYREDFGPFTPGFTIIPYGDIAALEAAITPNTAAFLVEPIQGEAGIVIPPEGYLRQAAALCKQHQVLLMADEIQTGFGRTGKRFACDWEAVTPDVYIMGKALGGGVLPVSAVAADSSILGVFEPGSHGSTFGGNPLASAVAVASLRVTEDERLAERSLTLGERLLAKLREIKHHDIVEVRGRGLFIAIELKGAARPYCEKLKEAGLLCKETHEKVIRLAPPLIISEDELAWAAQRIADVFQAM; via the coding sequence ATGAAGGAGCAGGCTAATACGATTGAGCAGACCGAGCGGCTTGGCGCGCATAACTATCACCCGCTGCCGATTGTAATCGCCAAGGCGGAGGGCGTGTGGGTCGAGGACCCGGCTGGAAAGCGTTACATGGATATGCTCAGCGGGTATTCGGCGCTCAATCAAGGGCATCGGCATCCGCGAATTATAGAAGCTTTGAAGAAGCAAGCGGATTTGGTCACGCTGACGTCGCGAGCGTTTTATAATGAGCCGTTTGGGGAATTGCTTGCGCTGCTGACAGATTTAACGGGCAAAAATATGCTGCTGCCGATGAATACCGGAGTGGAAGCGGTGGAGACGGCGGTAAAGGCGGCCCGCAGATATGGCTACCGGGTAAAAGGCATTCCAGCGGGCCAAGCGGACATTATTGTATGTGCCGGCAATTTTCACGGTCGAACGCTGACCGTTACGTCTTTTTCCTCCGAGCCTTCTTATCGGGAAGACTTTGGGCCGTTTACACCGGGCTTCACCATTATTCCTTATGGGGATATTGCGGCGCTGGAAGCGGCCATTACCCCGAATACGGCTGCGTTTCTCGTCGAGCCGATTCAAGGGGAAGCAGGAATCGTGATCCCGCCGGAAGGTTATTTGCGCCAGGCTGCCGCTTTGTGCAAGCAGCATCAGGTGCTGCTGATGGCCGATGAGATTCAGACGGGCTTTGGCCGTACGGGCAAGCGCTTCGCCTGTGATTGGGAAGCGGTCACGCCGGATGTTTACATTATGGGCAAAGCGCTTGGCGGCGGCGTGCTGCCGGTGTCAGCGGTAGCGGCGGACAGCAGCATTTTGGGCGTGTTTGAGCCTGGCTCGCATGGCTCGACGTTTGGCGGAAATCCGCTGGCGAGTGCCGTAGCTGTCGCATCGCTGCGTGTAACGGAGGATGAGCGCCTCGCGGAAAGATCGCTGACACTGGGCGAGCGGCTGCTCGCCAAGCTGCGGGAAATCAAGCATCACGACATTGTGGAGGTGCGCGGCAGGGGGCTTTTTATTGCGATCGAGCTGAAAGGGGCGGCGCGGCCCTACTGTGAGAAGCTGAAGGAAGCCGGCCTGCTATGCAAGGAAACGCATGAAAAGGTAATCCGGCTAGCGCCGCCGCTGATTATTTCCGAAGACGAGCTGGCATGGGCGGCTCAGCGTATAGCGGATGTTTTTCAAGCGATGTGA